TTTAAAGAAATTTGATTACGCATGTGAGGGGTGCAACTGGCAGCCATATGGAATATGTAAAAATGCCCTTTTAAATCTACAAAGGTAGTTGACAAAATGTTAAGATAAATTGAAGCATTTTTGTGGAAATAGATTTCTTGCCCAAGCCACAACTGTCATTCAATAGAAACGAAAAACTTGCTTGACAAGCCTCGCCAGCCCCACTATCATGAAACTGAAGCTATTTATTTATCTTCGCAGTCTGCAGATTAAAACGACAAAGGGAACTTTGTATTTGGCGTAAATCATGCTTAATTTTTTGCACTATGTGCACCTCATGTCTTTATAAAACTTTTAGGTTTCTACCTATACAAGCAGAAACGCGCTTATAAAGCGTTCAAGACATCAAAAGACGTCAAATAGAACAAGGGAGAATTTGAATACTGGCTACCCTGGGGGTTCTTTGCCTTTTTTTCTGCCTAGTAAATTTCTTAAACATTTATAGCTAAGGTTAGTTGCATTTAAAAGCAGCTAAATTGCAGCGTTTAAGACTTAAAAAAACGCCAATACAGAAAATAGACAATGACCAGGGCTTCTTTTGCCTTTTTTTTATTTGCTTAAATATTTATGGCTAAAGATTGCACGAATGTTGCAATTACAAAAACGATTTCTACTAGGGTGTCATCCCAGTCTGGGATCCAGGAAAGTTTGCTTGTAAACTAACATAGAAAGTGGTTACAACGTTCTTGATTACGTTAAATTAAAAACTGGATCCCAGACTGGGATGACATCATAGGGGCGCTGGCCCTGACAACCGTCATCCCGCAGCGGGATCTAGAGATACCGCGACGGTATGACGTAGATTGCTGTCATTCCAGTGCTTGGCACTGGAATCCAGCCTTTATTATGCAGCCACTTGGTTGAAATTAAGTCTTCTGGATCCCAGACTGGGATGACAAGAAGAGGGCTACTTGGATGACATCTTTCAACATTATATCATGAACTTTCTAAAATTCATTGAGTTATGCTTTCAAACGGTAGTGCCGGGGTGTGAGTATAATGATTATCAGTATATAAAAGTCATAGCAGACAGACTTGAAGCGGCAAATGTTGGCAAAATGAGGCGAATAATATTCAATATGCCTCCGCGTTCAATGAAGTCCCTGTGCATAAGCGTTGCGTGGCCCGCATGGATACTGGGAAATCAGCCCACTGCAAGAATAATAGTTGCAAGTTACTCCCGGCTGCTTAGCGAAAAACACTCGCTCGATACAAGGTGTATAATGCAGTCTAGTTGGTATAGAGAGCTATTTCCAGAGGTAGAACTATCCAAAGATCAGAATACCAAATACAAATTTCAAACAGTGCAGAGAGGATACAGAATCGCAACATCAGTTGGAGGAACACTAACCGGTGAAGGCGGTGATTTTATCATTGTGGATGATCCGCTCAGTTCTGCTCAAGCTTTGAGTGAAACGCTTAGAACCTGTTCATAATCTTTTAAGGAGTAAAGAAGTGAAAGCAAGAACGACCATTTGTAAGCTAGTGTTGAGTTTCCGCTCGCAATTTTTCCACAAACGCCTACATTTTTCCAACCAAGCAAAAGAGCGCTCAACAACCCATCTCTTTGGCAGTACAACAAAGGTGTGTAATTCACTTCGCTTTATTACTTCGACCGTCGAACCAATAGTTGCTTTTATTTGTGTTGCAAAATTTTCTCCAGTGTAGCCTGCATCAACAAGTATATTTTTAACTTCAGAGAGTTTTTCTTTAGCATTTTCGACCATTTTCATGGCACTGCTGCGGTCGGTTGCTTCTGCCGTTGTTACATAAATCGCGTGTGGTAAACCTTGTGTATCTACTGCAATATGGCGCTTTATTCCTGAAATTTTTTTACCTGCATCGTAGCCCTTATTTTCAGCAGTATCTGCATTTTTTACGCTCTGAGCATCAATTATACAAAAACTAGTTCTTTCTTTCCGACCATTGCTGATACGTGTCTCTCCAACTAATTTTTTTTAATACACGCTCCAAAGTACTTTCTGTATCTTCGCTTGGTTTTTCACTCCATTTTTTAAAATATTCGTAACAACTTCGCCATTTTGGAAAATCTTTTGGCAGCATTCTCCACTGACAGGCACTTTTTAGGACGTACAGCACTGCACAAAATACATCATACAAATCAAGTTTTCTTGGTTTTGTTTTCTTCCTACTACTCTCCAGAATTGATCTGATTTTTTCAAATTGTTCTCGACTTATGTCACTTGGGTATAAATTTCTCATATATCCTTATTCATATACATCATCTCATAGTTTATCACTTTTTTGAGATTATGAACAGGTTCTTAGAAAGCGTGCCACAAACTGGTTTGATCAGACTCTAGTAACGAGGCTCAACGACAGAAAAAAAGGAGTCATTGTTCTTGTGATGCACAGGCTACACCAGGAGGACTTAACCGGACACCTTCTCTCCAAGCCAAAAAATATATGGCATCATATTTGCTTACCGATGATTTCTGAAAATAAGAAGATTATCTATTCAATCAAAAAGCCAGCGCATCCTGTTTCTGTCATCCAAGTAACTACAACCAGTAATAAAACAGCATCGCGTGCTAGACCTGCAAAGATGTTATACTCAAGAGAAGAAGGCCAGCTATTATATCCCCTCTATGGAGGAAAAAAAGAAGTTAAGATGATAAAAGTCGAACTTGGGAGTTACGCTTTTGCTGCACAATATCAACAGAACCCTCTGCCACTTTCAAGTGGTATAATTAAACGAGAGTGGCTGAAGCGCTATAGAAATTTTCCTGATAATCTCTCATATGTCACTCAGAGCTGGGACACTGCAGTTTCAACAAGCAACATGAGCAACTTTAGTGTCTGCACCACCTGGGCAAAAATAGATAATAAATTCTATTTACTTGATGTATATCGCGCAAAGCTTGAGTATCCAAAGCTTAAAGAACAAGTTTTATCACTAGCTGCAAGATGGTCACCACACGCGATTTTGATCGAAGCCAAAACAAGTGGTCAGCAATTAGCACAAGAGCTGAAGGCAAACAGTGATTTACCCATTATCGAAATAGTGCCACATGATGGTAAGCTCACTCGATTCCACCGGATTGCTCCGATGATAGAGTCTGGCAAGGTTTTTCTGCCACATCAAGCAGTATGGCTGAACGATTTTGAGTATGAGATTTTAATGTTCCCTGAAACGCACCACGACGACCAAGTGGATAGTACCGTGCAATATCTCCAGTGGGTGAGAAACAGTATCTCTAGACCCCAGTTATGGATTAACCAACGAAGTAAAGCTGAGAAATACAGGGCTTTTTCGATTGCATTGAATAAGAAATGAGGGTAGAAAAAATATGTACCAAGAAATTTACTGTGGATCTATGCCGAGTGTGCTCAAGTTCAAATTTGTTTTTTAGGCAGCCAAAAACCGTTTCAACAATCGATCTTTTCCCTAGTAAAATCTTCTCTTTCAGCGAAATCAGTGCATTTTTCATACCTTTTTTCACTTTAGTGACGAGTTTTAGACCTCTATCGAATAGTTTCTCAAAGAGCTCTTTCTTTATATAGCCCTTATCTCCAAACAAAAGTCCAGTTAGTTTTTTGGTTAGAGTTGGTACAGGTTTTCTGTCATCGACGTTACCTCTGGTTAGCGTAACACCTTGAATTTCACCTATTTCATTGATTACTACATGTAATTTAAAACCAAAAAACCAGCCGTAAGTATTCTTTCCTAACTCTGCTAATCCTTTGAAAACCTTATTTCTTGAGATTCTTTTTCGATGGCATACTGCTATTGAAGTAGAATCTATGTAGGAAATCCCGGTCATTTTTGCTTGTTCACAAAACCATTGCAAAAGTAATGCTAAATACCACAAAACTCGCGGCTTTAAGGCAATAAATCTGTGATATGAAGGCAGCTTTGAAAACTCTGATCTATAGAATAACTGAAGATAACAAAGATAAAAAGCCTTGAAGTTTTTACATGGTGATTTATGGTATAATAGGATTATGGTTAGAATTTCTGAGTGCGCTATTTCTGGTACTCTGGTTGGTTTTTTGCCGTTTGATAAGAACCTATTTGCAAAATTATCATCTACCGCACGACAAAAATCCTCGACGCAACAGTACAGTTCTGTAATATCTTTCTTCATGGGTAACCTCTTATTATTACTAAAATACTCGAGTTTACCCTGTTTCCCTCTTCTTAGTTATACTTTTATCTATTTTCTAATCCATAACTGAGGTCTCTAGGGTCGCATCTGTACGGGCATTGTGATTTGAGCCTACCGATCCGAGTACTTGGATGACAGGAGAAGAAGGCTACTTAGATGGCAGGGAGGAGCTACTCGAATGACGGTGTCGGTAAACTTAGAACTATTTGCCTTTTTTCTACTTAAGTTTGGGTTATGCAAGAAGTCTAATAGAGCGAAATATGGAAGACAAAAGATAAGTGCATTCTACGCAGCATCGCTAATTAATAATATCTTTATTATTGTATGAGATAGGTAATTTAGCATTTATGAATTTGTAATGTGTTACGCATAGCTCAAAGAAATAAGGTTTACTGGTTACACGCTGCAGCCAATGCCACAACACTAGGATCTATGTTTGTCTGCATGTTAATTTGCGTTGTGATTTTATGGAGGTCTTCTGTTACCTATGCTAGTGAAAATTTGGAGATACAGAAGGCCTTTGATAGTGTTGTCAAGCATATAAAAGCTGATAAAAAGTATAAAGATCTTGATGTTATTGAGAGAAAAAGTGACAAATTTAATATCAAAATTGCGCAGAATTCTGGCAAGAGTTTTGACATATACTCTACTTTAAAAAAAGCAAAAGATTCCTTTGAGTCAGGAGATAATGAAACAGCTATTTCTCTCCTTAATCAGATTATCGCAAAGTTTCCTTATCATAAAAATGCTTTGATTGGACTGGGGAATATTTATTACGCTAATAAAGAATACAAAAAAGCTGTAGAGATTTACACAAGACTGTTAAAAGAATACCCTAGTAACCCTTACATATTAAAAAATTTTCTGACGATAATCTCACAATATGATCCTGATCTGGCGTTGAGTGAAATGTTGAAATTGTA
The nucleotide sequence above comes from Wolbachia endosymbiont of Oedothorax gibbosus. Encoded proteins:
- a CDS encoding IS5 family transposase (programmed frameshift), with amino-acid sequence MRNLYPSDISREQFEKIRSILESSRKKTKPRKLDLYDVFCAVLYVLKSACQWRMLPKDFPKWRSCYEYFKKWSEKPSEDTESTLERVLKKLVGETRISNGRKERTSFCIIDAQSVKNADTAENKGYDAGKKISGIKRHIAVDTQGLPHAIYVTTAEATDRSSAMKMVENAKEKLSEVKNILVDAGYTGENFATQIKATIGSTVEVIKRSELHTFVVLPKRWVVERSFAWLEKCRRLWKNCERKLNTSLQMVVLAFTSLLLKRL
- a CDS encoding IS982 family transposase, whose translation is MKKDITELYCCVEDFCRAVDDNFANRFLSNGKKPTRVPEIAHSEILTIILLYHKSPCKNFKAFYLCYLQLFYRSEFSKLPSYHRFIALKPRVLWYLALLLQWFCEQAKMTGISYIDSTSIAVCHRKRISRNKVFKGLAELGKNTYGWFFGFKLHVVINEIGEIQGVTLTRGNVDDRKPVPTLTKKLTGLLFGDKGYIKKELFEKLFDRGLKLVTKVKKGMKNALISLKEKILLGKRSIVETVFGCLKNKFELEHTRHRSTVNFLVHIFSTLISYSMQSKKPCISQLYFVG
- a CDS encoding tetratricopeptide repeat protein, whose amino-acid sequence is MLRIAQRNKVYWLHAAANATTLGSMFVCMLICVVILWRSSVTYASENLEIQKAFDSVVKHIKADKKYKDLDVIERKSDKFNIKIAQNSGKSFDIYSTLKKAKDSFESGDNETAISLLNQIIAKFPYHKNALIGLGNIYYANKEYKKAVEIYTRLLKEYPSNPYILKNFLTIISQYDPDLALSEMLKLYDIHKNYAPLLANLGLIYMKKEDYVKGKEYMTTAISLDENNIFYTYNLAVILDKLSDFKNATIFYLKLLNMATTSKDVSEKIPLYKVTARLKFIKLHSTHPKIS